The Neovison vison isolate M4711 chromosome 10, ASM_NN_V1, whole genome shotgun sequence genome has a segment encoding these proteins:
- the MEF2D gene encoding myocyte-specific enhancer factor 2D isoform X2: MGRKKIQIQRITDERNRQVTFTKRKFGLMKKAYELSVLCDCEIALIIFNHSNKLFQYASTDMDKVLLKYTEYNEPHESRTNADIIETLRKKGFNGCDSPEPDGEDSLEQSPLLEDKYRRASEELDGLFRRYGSAVPAPNFAMPVTVPVSSQSSLQFSNPSGSLVTPSLVTSSLTDPRLLSPQQPALQRNSVSPGLPQRPASAGAMLGGDLNSANGACPSPVGNGYGSARASPGLLPVANGSTLNKGIPAKSPPPPTHGAQLGAPSRKPDLRVITSQGGKGLMHHLNNAQRLGASQSTHSLTTPVVSVATPSLLSQGLPFSSMPTAYNTDYQLSSAELSSLPTFSSPGGLSLGSVTAWPQPTQPAQPPQPQQPQPPPQQPQQPPQQPPQQPQPQPHLVPVSLSSLIPGSPLPHVGAALTVTTHPHISIKSEPVSPSRERSPAPPPPAVFPATRPEPGDGLSSPASGSYETGDRDDGRGDFGPTLGLLRPAQEPEAEGPAVKRMRLDTWTLK, from the exons ATGGGGAGGAAAAAGATTCAGATCCAGCGGATCACTGATGAGCGGAACCGACAG GTGACCTTCACCAAGCGGAAGTTCGGGCTGATGAAGAAGGCGTACGAGCTGAGCGTGCTGTGCGACTGCGAGATCGCCCTCATCATCTTCAACCACTCCAACAAGCTGTTCCAGTACGCCAGCACCGACATGGACAAGGTCCTGCTCAAGTACACCGAGTACAACGAGCCGCACGAGAGCCGCACCAACGCCGACATCATCGAG ACCCTGAGGAAGAAGGGCTTCAACGGCTGCGACAGCCCCGAGCCCGACGGGGAGGACTCGCTGGAGCAGAGCCCCCTGCTGGAGGACAAGTACCGGCGCGCCAGCGAGGAGCTGGACGGGCTCTTCCGGCGCTACGGG TCCGCTGTGCCAGCCCCCAACTTCGCCATGCCCGTCACGGTGCCTGTGTCCAGTCAGAGCTCCCTGCAGTTCAGCAATCCCAGCGGCTCTCTGGTCACCCCTTCCTTGGTGACGTCATCCCTCACGGACCCGCGGCTCCTGTCCCCCCAGCAGCCAGCGCTGCAGAGGAACAGCGTGTCCCCGGGCCTGCCCCAGCGGCCGGCCAGCGcag GGGCCATGCTGGGGGGCGACCTCAACAGTGCTAACGGAGCCTGCCCCAGCCCTGTCG GGAACGGCTATGGCAGTGCTCGGGCTTCCCCCGGGCTCCTGCCCGTGGCCAACGGCAGCACTCTGAACAAGGGCATCCCTGCCAAGTCTCCACCTCCGCCCACCCACGGCGCCCAGCTCGGAGCCCCCAGTCGCAAGCCTGACCTGAGGGTCATCACCTCCCAGGGAGGAAAAGGGTTGATGCATCATCTG AACAATGCCCAGCGCCTCGGGGCCTCCCAGTCCACCCACTCGCTCACCACGCCAGTGGTTTCCGTGGCAACGCCCAGTTTACTCAGCCAGggcctccccttctcctccatgcccACTGCCTACAACACAG ATTACCAGCTGAGCAGCGCCGAGCTCTCCTCCCTCCCGACCTTCAGCTCGCCCGGGGGGCTGTCACTAGGCAGCGTCACGGCCTGGCCGCAGCCCACGCAGCCTGCGCAGCCGCCCCAGCCGCAGCAGCCCCAGCCGCCGCCGCAGCAGCCCCAGCAGCCGCCGCAGCAGCCGCCGCAGCAGCCCCAGCCGCAGCCCCATCTGGTCCCCGTGTCTCTCAGCAGCCTGAT CCCGGGCAGCCCGCTGCCCCACGTGGGGGCCGCCCTCACAgtcaccacccacccccacatCAGCATCAAGTCGGAGCCGGTGTCCCCCAGCCGGGAGCGCAGCCCCGCACCGCCCCCTCCAGCCGTGTTCCCGGCCACCCGCCCCGAGCCTGGAGACGGCCTCAGCAGCCCCGCCAGCGGCTCCTACGAGACCGGGGACCGGGACGACGGACGGGGGGACTTCGGGCCCACGCTGGGCCTGCTGCGCCCGGCCCAGGAGCCGGAGGCCGAGGGCCCTGCTGTGAAGAGGATGCGGCTGGACACCTGG ACATTAAAGTGA
- the MEF2D gene encoding myocyte-specific enhancer factor 2D isoform X1 — translation MGRKKIQIQRITDERNRQVTFTKRKFGLMKKAYELSVLCDCEIALIIFNHSNKLFQYASTDMDKVLLKYTEYNEPHESRTNADIIETLRKKGFNGCDSPEPDGEDSLEQSPLLEDKYRRASEELDGLFRRYGSAVPAPNFAMPVTVPVSSQSSLQFSNPSGSLVTPSLVTSSLTDPRLLSPQQPALQRNSVSPGLPQRPASAGAMLGGDLNSANGACPSPVGNGYGSARASPGLLPVANGSTLNKGIPAKSPPPPTHGAQLGAPSRKPDLRVITSQGGKGLMHHLTEDHLDLNNAQRLGASQSTHSLTTPVVSVATPSLLSQGLPFSSMPTAYNTDYQLSSAELSSLPTFSSPGGLSLGSVTAWPQPTQPAQPPQPQQPQPPPQQPQQPPQQPPQQPQPQPHLVPVSLSSLIPGSPLPHVGAALTVTTHPHISIKSEPVSPSRERSPAPPPPAVFPATRPEPGDGLSSPASGSYETGDRDDGRGDFGPTLGLLRPAQEPEAEGPAVKRMRLDTWTLK, via the exons ATGGGGAGGAAAAAGATTCAGATCCAGCGGATCACTGATGAGCGGAACCGACAG GTGACCTTCACCAAGCGGAAGTTCGGGCTGATGAAGAAGGCGTACGAGCTGAGCGTGCTGTGCGACTGCGAGATCGCCCTCATCATCTTCAACCACTCCAACAAGCTGTTCCAGTACGCCAGCACCGACATGGACAAGGTCCTGCTCAAGTACACCGAGTACAACGAGCCGCACGAGAGCCGCACCAACGCCGACATCATCGAG ACCCTGAGGAAGAAGGGCTTCAACGGCTGCGACAGCCCCGAGCCCGACGGGGAGGACTCGCTGGAGCAGAGCCCCCTGCTGGAGGACAAGTACCGGCGCGCCAGCGAGGAGCTGGACGGGCTCTTCCGGCGCTACGGG TCCGCTGTGCCAGCCCCCAACTTCGCCATGCCCGTCACGGTGCCTGTGTCCAGTCAGAGCTCCCTGCAGTTCAGCAATCCCAGCGGCTCTCTGGTCACCCCTTCCTTGGTGACGTCATCCCTCACGGACCCGCGGCTCCTGTCCCCCCAGCAGCCAGCGCTGCAGAGGAACAGCGTGTCCCCGGGCCTGCCCCAGCGGCCGGCCAGCGcag GGGCCATGCTGGGGGGCGACCTCAACAGTGCTAACGGAGCCTGCCCCAGCCCTGTCG GGAACGGCTATGGCAGTGCTCGGGCTTCCCCCGGGCTCCTGCCCGTGGCCAACGGCAGCACTCTGAACAAGGGCATCCCTGCCAAGTCTCCACCTCCGCCCACCCACGGCGCCCAGCTCGGAGCCCCCAGTCGCAAGCCTGACCTGAGGGTCATCACCTCCCAGGGAGGAAAAGGGTTGATGCATCATCTG ACGGAGGACCACTTAGATCTG AACAATGCCCAGCGCCTCGGGGCCTCCCAGTCCACCCACTCGCTCACCACGCCAGTGGTTTCCGTGGCAACGCCCAGTTTACTCAGCCAGggcctccccttctcctccatgcccACTGCCTACAACACAG ATTACCAGCTGAGCAGCGCCGAGCTCTCCTCCCTCCCGACCTTCAGCTCGCCCGGGGGGCTGTCACTAGGCAGCGTCACGGCCTGGCCGCAGCCCACGCAGCCTGCGCAGCCGCCCCAGCCGCAGCAGCCCCAGCCGCCGCCGCAGCAGCCCCAGCAGCCGCCGCAGCAGCCGCCGCAGCAGCCCCAGCCGCAGCCCCATCTGGTCCCCGTGTCTCTCAGCAGCCTGAT CCCGGGCAGCCCGCTGCCCCACGTGGGGGCCGCCCTCACAgtcaccacccacccccacatCAGCATCAAGTCGGAGCCGGTGTCCCCCAGCCGGGAGCGCAGCCCCGCACCGCCCCCTCCAGCCGTGTTCCCGGCCACCCGCCCCGAGCCTGGAGACGGCCTCAGCAGCCCCGCCAGCGGCTCCTACGAGACCGGGGACCGGGACGACGGACGGGGGGACTTCGGGCCCACGCTGGGCCTGCTGCGCCCGGCCCAGGAGCCGGAGGCCGAGGGCCCTGCTGTGAAGAGGATGCGGCTGGACACCTGG ACATTAAAGTGA